One genomic segment of bacterium includes these proteins:
- a CDS encoding Gfo/Idh/MocA family oxidoreductase, with the protein MEIQKKHIGLIGLGYWGKNLLRNLYELGVLHSACDLNEYVIKECERKYSDINYTASFDNIFKKPEIKAIAIATPAVTHYELVKKAIANDKDVFVEKPLALTVREGEELVYLAREKNKILMVGHILQYHPAVVKLKEMISSGELGKIRYVYSNRLNIGKLRTEENILWSFAPHDISMILMLLGEDPVEVSAFGGDYLNQGINDITLTTLNFKNGIKGHIFVSWLHPYKEQKLIVVGSTGMAVFDDVTKEKLFLYPHQIKWENGKIPVAQKADFHVIPFSAGEPLKLELQHFYDCVQSRNTPKTDGTEGLKVLKVLEAAEESLIKKTSISIQSGNLPQGVFIHKTACIDDNVILGEGTKIWHFSHVLKNSKIGKDCIIGQNVTIGPDAVVGNKCKIQNNVSVYKGVVLEDEVFCGPSCVFTNVYNPRAFIERKNEFRNTLIKKGATIGANATIVCGVTVGSYSMTGAGAVVKKDVPDYAVVTGIPAKQTGWVCKCGVTFKDCKKTSLVCKSCGSKYKVKKGNFLVIEEKI; encoded by the coding sequence ATGGAAATTCAGAAGAAACATATAGGGCTAATCGGTCTTGGATATTGGGGAAAAAATCTTTTACGTAATTTGTATGAACTGGGAGTTTTGCATTCTGCCTGTGATTTGAATGAATATGTTATTAAAGAATGTGAAAGAAAATATTCCGATATTAATTATACTGCTTCATTTGATAACATCTTTAAAAAACCAGAAATTAAGGCAATTGCGATTGCAACGCCTGCTGTTACTCACTATGAACTTGTTAAGAAAGCTATAGCAAACGATAAAGATGTATTTGTCGAAAAGCCCCTTGCTTTGACAGTTAGGGAAGGAGAAGAGCTTGTTTATCTTGCCCGGGAAAAAAATAAAATTTTAATGGTGGGGCATATTCTTCAATATCACCCTGCAGTAGTAAAATTGAAAGAAATGATTTCTTCAGGCGAACTCGGTAAAATTCGCTACGTATATTCGAATAGGTTAAATATAGGGAAGCTCCGGACAGAAGAAAATATATTGTGGAGCTTTGCCCCTCATGATATATCAATGATTCTTATGCTGTTGGGGGAAGATCCTGTTGAAGTTTCTGCTTTTGGAGGTGATTATCTTAATCAAGGTATAAATGATATTACGTTGACAACATTAAATTTTAAAAATGGTATAAAAGGACACATATTTGTCAGCTGGCTGCATCCATATAAAGAGCAAAAATTGATAGTTGTTGGTTCAACAGGAATGGCGGTTTTCGATGATGTCACAAAAGAAAAGTTGTTTTTGTATCCTCATCAGATTAAATGGGAAAACGGCAAAATTCCTGTGGCGCAAAAAGCTGATTTTCATGTCATTCCTTTCAGTGCAGGTGAACCTTTAAAATTGGAACTTCAACATTTTTATGATTGTGTTCAGTCGAGAAATACGCCAAAGACAGACGGGACTGAAGGATTAAAAGTTTTAAAGGTATTGGAAGCTGCGGAGGAGTCGTTGATTAAAAAAACAAGCATATCAATCCAATCCGGGAATTTGCCGCAGGGAGTCTTTATTCATAAAACTGCTTGTATAGATGATAATGTTATCTTGGGTGAGGGAACGAAAATATGGCACTTTTCACATGTCCTTAAAAATTCTAAAATTGGGAAAGACTGCATTATCGGACAAAATGTGACAATAGGCCCGGATGCGGTTGTCGGCAATAAATGCAAGATACAGAATAATGTTTCTGTTTATAAAGGTGTGGTTCTGGAGGATGAAGTTTTCTGCGGTCCGTCGTGCGTTTTTACAAATGTTTATAATCCCCGTGCATTTATTGAACGCAAAAATGAATTTAGAAATACTCTAATAAAAAAAGGAGCAACTATTGGTGCAAATGCAACTATTGTTTGTGGTGTTACTGTAGGTTCTTATTCGATGACAGGCGCAGGTGCTGTAGTGAAAAAAGATGTTCCTGATTATGCTGTTGTAACAGGTATTCCCGCAAAACAGACGGGATGGGTATGTAAGTGCGGCGTAACCTTTAAAGATTGTAAGAAAACATCCTTAGTGTGTAAATCTTGCGGGAGTAAATATAAAGTTAAAAAAGGGAATTTTTTAGTGATAGAGGAGAAAATATGA
- a CDS encoding DegT/DnrJ/EryC1/StrS family aminotransferase: MKQIPMLDLKLEYEYMKDEIDKAIKKCLDHQHWILGPEVKELEEKVASYLDMKNCIGVSSGTDALVLSLRALSIKLKKKEYFDKNDWIITTPFTFTATGDAILRAGATPVFIDIDPETYNIDTSKIKDYLNSNEGKRVIGIVPVHLYGQSCEMDKILKLAKEFNLFIVEDVAQAFGGMWKGKKLGSIGELGAFSFFPSKNLGCFGDGGMVSTSDNELAEIVKMLLKHGGKDKYNVNHIGYNARLDTLQASVLITKIKYIDEFNEKRREIAECYKKGLSAVKGITIPEVIKDTLHVFHQYTIRVNSNIRTELQNFLTDKGISTMVYYPFPLNKMKVFENKSISYLSLDNAKKASEEVLSLPIEPLQKYEDTNYIIDCLNKFFMQ; the protein is encoded by the coding sequence ATGAAACAAATCCCGATGCTTGATTTAAAACTTGAATATGAGTATATGAAAGATGAGATAGACAAAGCTATCAAGAAATGTCTCGATCACCAACATTGGATTTTGGGCCCAGAAGTAAAAGAACTGGAAGAAAAAGTTGCTTCATATCTTGATATGAAAAATTGTATAGGTGTATCTTCGGGGACAGATGCCCTGGTGCTTTCTTTAAGGGCTTTGTCAATTAAGCTAAAAAAGAAGGAATATTTCGATAAAAATGACTGGATAATCACTACTCCATTTACTTTTACTGCAACAGGTGATGCAATTTTAAGAGCGGGAGCAACACCGGTTTTTATTGATATAGATCCAGAAACATACAACATCGATACATCAAAAATCAAAGACTATTTGAATTCAAATGAAGGAAAAAGAGTTATTGGAATTGTCCCTGTTCATCTTTACGGCCAATCGTGCGAAATGGACAAGATTTTGAAACTGGCTAAAGAATTTAACCTGTTTATAGTTGAAGATGTAGCCCAGGCCTTTGGCGGTATGTGGAAAGGGAAAAAACTTGGTTCTATAGGTGAATTAGGTGCCTTTAGTTTTTTCCCGTCAAAAAATCTTGGATGTTTTGGTGATGGCGGTATGGTGTCAACCAGTGATAATGAATTGGCCGAAATTGTAAAAATGCTTTTAAAACACGGCGGGAAAGACAAATATAATGTAAACCATATTGGTTATAATGCCCGTCTTGATACATTACAAGCATCGGTGTTAATTACAAAAATTAAGTATATTGACGAATTTAATGAAAAAAGAAGAGAAATAGCTGAGTGTTATAAAAAAGGATTATCTGCAGTAAAAGGTATAACGATACCAGAAGTTATTAAGGATACTCTTCATGTTTTTCATCAATATACTATCAGAGTTAATAGCAATATAAGGACTGAATTACAGAATTTTTTGACAGATAAAGGTATATCTACTATGGTTTACTATCCTTTTCCTTTGAATAAAATGAAGGTTTTTGAAAACAAATCTATAAGTTATCTTTCATTAGATAATGCTAAAAAAGCTTCTGAAGAAGTTTTAAGTTTACCAATTGAGCCTTTACAGAAGTATGAAGATACAAATTACATTATTGATTGTTTGAATAAATTTTTTATGCAGTGA
- a CDS encoding polysaccharide deacetylase family protein, translated as MRKLNNSIDIFKKYTLFKIGYYRMSIDKTRDPYFILAYHGITDKIRNPVIDKWAVTAKELSEHIEFLQKDFEIVTLDTLLELVKNNKKLNKPCLVITFDDGFENIYLNAYPLLRGKKIPFLVAFPSGLLGTSRTIWTVELDIITQLSSLGEIFIPSANGLPDIVFPLRNKEERIRASIEIRRIAMPVGGDYCCKIADSLIEQYGFDNYNNLIDEYPYFKMMSVPQAQEMVLNGVEPAVHGRFHLPLNNADDSTLKNEIVESRRELSEKLGVKDIGHFCLCHGASSVKAIELIKQTGYKSCLTSEKPGRVKYGDDMYELKRFESNKNILNLVSLLAKE; from the coding sequence ATGCGTAAATTAAATAATAGCATTGATATATTTAAAAAATATACTTTATTTAAAATCGGATATTATCGAATGTCTATCGACAAGACAAGGGATCCGTACTTTATCCTTGCATACCATGGGATAACAGATAAAATCAGAAACCCTGTTATAGATAAATGGGCTGTTACTGCAAAGGAACTATCTGAACATATTGAGTTTTTGCAAAAAGACTTTGAAATAGTAACCTTGGATACTCTGTTAGAGCTGGTTAAAAATAATAAAAAATTAAATAAACCTTGCCTTGTTATTACGTTTGATGATGGTTTTGAAAACATTTATCTTAATGCCTATCCTTTACTGCGTGGGAAAAAAATTCCTTTTTTAGTCGCTTTTCCTTCCGGATTGCTGGGAACATCAAGGACAATATGGACAGTCGAGCTGGATATAATCACACAGCTTTCGTCCCTTGGGGAAATTTTTATTCCCTCTGCGAATGGCCTGCCAGATATTGTTTTTCCGTTAAGAAATAAAGAAGAACGTATCAGGGCTTCTATTGAAATACGACGAATTGCAATGCCTGTCGGCGGAGATTATTGCTGTAAAATTGCAGACAGCCTAATTGAACAATATGGTTTTGATAATTATAATAATTTAATTGATGAATACCCTTATTTTAAAATGATGTCTGTCCCGCAGGCCCAAGAGATGGTTTTAAACGGAGTAGAGCCAGCGGTCCATGGAAGGTTTCACCTGCCGTTAAATAATGCTGATGATTCAACATTGAAAAATGAGATTGTTGAATCACGCAGGGAGCTTTCAGAAAAATTAGGCGTAAAAGATATCGGGCATTTTTGTTTATGCCATGGTGCATCCAGCGTAAAAGCTATCGAGCTTATAAAGCAAACAGGATATAAATCATGTTTGACATCGGAAAAACCCGGCAGAGTGAAATACGGTGACGATATGTATGAACTTAAAAGGTTTGAAAGCAACAAAAATATTTTGAATCTTGTTAGTTTATTAGCAAAAGAATAA